A window of Pirellula sp. SH-Sr6A contains these coding sequences:
- a CDS encoding sugar kinase, protein MYDVVTLGETMIRFTPPGFCRLGQATMMEVHVGGSESNTAIGLARLGRKVAWLSRLTNNPLGQHIESQIRLHGVDTSRVVWTEEDRVGLYFLEPGSPPRSSQVIYDRANSAFSHFDACRLPIELFQPGVAKWLHVTGISLGVSEHACSLTERAVELAREAGWKISFDVNYRALLWPPDRAKRQLDSLFRSADLVFTAARDLKKLWGIQVSESEPSSFQDLLALRSGRTSVVTLGNFGAAACSGQSDLVLQSIQPVQPIGRLGGGDAFSAGFLHSWLDREDVATALRWATTVATFKYSIPGDIPWIDRTEIERALESNEGARDIVR, encoded by the coding sequence ATGTACGACGTGGTCACCCTTGGCGAAACCATGATTCGTTTCACCCCTCCAGGTTTCTGTCGACTTGGACAAGCCACGATGATGGAGGTCCACGTCGGTGGGAGCGAATCGAACACGGCGATTGGTCTGGCACGTTTAGGGCGAAAGGTGGCATGGCTCTCTCGATTGACCAACAATCCACTCGGTCAACACATCGAGTCGCAGATACGCCTTCATGGCGTTGATACCTCGCGCGTGGTGTGGACCGAGGAGGACCGTGTAGGTCTGTATTTTCTCGAGCCAGGTTCTCCACCTCGCAGCAGTCAAGTGATCTATGACCGAGCGAACTCCGCCTTCTCGCATTTTGACGCCTGCCGATTGCCCATCGAACTGTTTCAGCCTGGTGTGGCGAAGTGGCTGCATGTGACCGGCATTTCGCTAGGGGTGAGCGAGCACGCGTGCAGCTTGACCGAGCGCGCCGTGGAGTTGGCCCGCGAAGCGGGGTGGAAGATCAGTTTCGATGTGAATTATCGCGCCTTGCTTTGGCCACCCGATCGGGCAAAGCGTCAGTTGGACTCTCTTTTTCGATCTGCCGATCTTGTTTTTACGGCAGCTCGCGACTTGAAGAAGCTTTGGGGCATTCAGGTCAGCGAAAGCGAGCCAAGCAGTTTTCAAGATTTGCTGGCGTTGCGATCCGGTCGCACCTCGGTAGTCACCCTGGGCAACTTTGGTGCAGCGGCGTGTTCTGGGCAATCGGACCTTGTCCTCCAATCGATTCAGCCAGTGCAACCGATCGGTCGATTGGGAGGTGGGGACGCGTTTTCAGCCGGTTTTCTTCACAGTTGGCTCGATCGTGAAGATGTAGCGACAGCGCTGCGATGGGCGACGACTGTCGCGACCTTCAAGTACAGCATTCCGGGTGACATCCCGTGGATCGATCGGACGGAGATCGAGCGGGCGCTCGAATCGAACGAAGGGGCTAGGGATATCGTCCGCTAG
- a CDS encoding type II secretion system F family protein: MEKGVSVPSQSRGSLPGSTNGRWIEGIVGGMSLKSLEAFCRRFATGLRSGIDILKLLEMESRFGSARHRDVAQHMRDGILRGESLSGAMLQQGEYFPKLLIRIVRAGEHSGRVEHVFLEMANHYGELKKARSQFLSQVTFPVISLAIAFFVITLMIYVNGFMQAGSMNDKPFDLTGIGLRGATGVIWFWLFSGAVIGTILLASFGIWKNWFQCHRTLVPMVRNIPVIGPVVTNTALARLSMTLSMMLGAGVDAKRTLRESLLATGNQYYTQGISRSEKEIELGKSFAESLAAPGLLPDEFIQVVEVGEVSGSDSESLERLSATYREKASASLQQLAIFSGLAVWFAIAAILIIAIFTIFFQIMEVYTNAGKI, translated from the coding sequence ATGGAAAAAGGAGTCTCGGTCCCCTCTCAATCCCGTGGGAGTTTGCCCGGATCTACCAATGGGAGGTGGATCGAAGGGATCGTGGGTGGGATGTCTCTCAAATCGCTGGAGGCATTCTGCCGCCGCTTCGCAACGGGGCTGCGGTCCGGTATCGATATCCTCAAGTTGCTGGAGATGGAATCACGGTTTGGCTCGGCGCGCCACCGAGACGTCGCGCAGCATATGCGGGACGGGATCCTGCGGGGCGAGTCCTTGTCGGGAGCGATGTTGCAACAAGGGGAGTATTTTCCAAAACTGCTCATTCGGATCGTTCGCGCGGGAGAACACTCGGGCCGCGTTGAACATGTCTTTTTGGAAATGGCGAATCACTACGGCGAGCTCAAAAAAGCCCGTTCGCAGTTTCTGAGCCAAGTGACGTTTCCAGTCATCTCGCTCGCGATCGCGTTTTTCGTGATCACCCTGATGATTTATGTGAACGGATTCATGCAAGCCGGGTCTATGAACGACAAGCCGTTTGATCTGACCGGGATTGGGTTGAGAGGTGCCACCGGTGTGATATGGTTCTGGCTGTTTTCCGGTGCCGTCATCGGCACGATCCTGCTCGCATCGTTCGGCATTTGGAAGAATTGGTTTCAATGCCATCGCACCTTGGTTCCCATGGTGAGAAACATACCGGTGATTGGACCCGTCGTCACCAATACGGCACTGGCCCGCTTGTCGATGACTTTGTCCATGATGCTCGGCGCAGGGGTGGACGCCAAACGGACACTACGAGAATCGCTCTTAGCGACGGGCAATCAATATTACACGCAAGGAATTTCTCGGTCTGAGAAAGAAATTGAACTAGGCAAGTCGTTCGCCGAATCCCTCGCCGCGCCAGGACTTCTTCCCGATGAGTTCATTCAAGTCGTCGAGGTCGGGGAGGTCAGCGGCAGCGACAGCGAATCCCTGGAACGCCTCTCTGCAACCTATCGAGAGAAGGCGAGCGCATCGCTTCAACAACTGGCCATCTTCTCAGGGCTCGCGGTCTGGTTTGCGATCGCTGCTATTTTGATCATTGCGATCTTCACGATCTTCTTTCAGATCATGGAAGTTTACACCAACGCCGGAAAGATTTAG
- a CDS encoding alpha/beta hydrolase, whose amino-acid sequence MLKSVLKVLATSYALLLLLLILFEPTLLFPAPQSDMGEWDSARFGATECYVPSQDGARVHVWMLAHPAPRGTILFAHGNAQHLGTLGDTLNDLRQKWDANVIAFDYRGYGKTGGTPSEKAIREDTVAVARWLKQQKPWNEVPVICLGRSLGGYAAVIAASEIDADGLILDRTFSSAVDVAAEKYSVFPVRWLMRNRFPTSLHIEEYRGPLLQLHGENDEVIPFHSGMRLHSKAPSTDKNFIQLAQLGHQQDWPESFWVQGSNWIGAIRARAESE is encoded by the coding sequence ATGCTCAAGTCCGTTTTGAAGGTGCTGGCTACTTCCTACGCATTGCTTTTGCTCTTGCTCATCCTTTTCGAGCCAACTTTGCTTTTCCCCGCACCGCAAAGCGATATGGGGGAATGGGACAGCGCACGCTTTGGTGCAACGGAGTGTTATGTTCCTAGCCAGGATGGAGCACGGGTGCATGTCTGGATGTTGGCCCATCCGGCTCCTCGAGGGACTATTCTGTTTGCACATGGCAATGCGCAGCATCTCGGTACCCTGGGGGATACTTTGAATGATTTGCGCCAAAAGTGGGATGCGAACGTGATCGCATTCGACTATCGCGGGTATGGGAAGACGGGTGGCACTCCGAGTGAAAAAGCGATTCGCGAAGACACGGTCGCGGTCGCTCGCTGGTTAAAGCAACAAAAGCCATGGAACGAAGTGCCGGTGATTTGCTTGGGGAGATCGTTGGGTGGGTATGCGGCAGTTATCGCAGCTTCGGAGATCGACGCGGATGGGCTTATTTTGGATCGCACGTTTTCATCGGCTGTCGACGTGGCTGCCGAGAAATATTCCGTGTTCCCCGTCCGATGGTTGATGCGGAATCGGTTTCCAACGAGCCTTCACATTGAGGAGTACCGAGGACCACTCTTGCAGTTGCATGGGGAGAACGACGAAGTCATCCCGTTTCATTCCGGTATGCGGCTACATAGCAAGGCACCGTCGACGGACAAGAATTTCATCCAGCTCGCCCAATTGGGCCACCAACAGGACTGGCCAGAATCCTTTTGGGTTCAAGGATCCAATTGGATCGGAGCGATACGAGCGCGAGCGGAAAGCGAGTGA
- the rnhA gene encoding ribonuclease HI yields the protein MTTDDESKNAQPESLRRVQLYTDGACSGNPGPGGWAFVLRDVQSKKEREGSGAERETTNNRMELRAVIEGLKVLSRPCHVGLYADSQYVLKGLKEWMANWKKNGWRRKDGSKWVEVKNADLWQELDRLKNIHKISFHHIKGHSGHPENERCDQLAVAAYQNGSW from the coding sequence ATGACCACTGACGATGAATCCAAAAACGCCCAGCCCGAATCGTTAAGACGGGTGCAGCTCTATACCGACGGCGCCTGCAGCGGAAACCCGGGTCCCGGCGGTTGGGCCTTTGTTCTGCGAGACGTCCAATCTAAAAAGGAACGGGAAGGGTCGGGTGCAGAACGAGAAACCACGAACAATCGCATGGAGCTTCGGGCCGTAATCGAAGGCCTGAAAGTGCTCAGCCGTCCTTGCCATGTCGGCCTCTATGCCGATAGCCAATACGTGCTCAAAGGACTCAAGGAATGGATGGCTAACTGGAAAAAGAACGGATGGCGCCGCAAAGATGGTTCCAAATGGGTCGAGGTCAAGAATGCCGATCTATGGCAGGAACTGGACCGTCTGAAAAACATCCACAAAATCAGCTTCCACCACATCAAAGGACATAGCGGGCACCCGGAAAACGAACGCTGCGACCAGCTCGCCGTCGCCGCATACCAAAACGGCAGTTGGTAG
- the acpS gene encoding holo-ACP synthase produces the protein MSGQLVSIGTDIIECVRIAQMIEKHGEIFLQRVFTPREIQYCSSRKAATQHYAGRWAAKEAVLKVLGTGWAKGIQWTDIEVINEVSGAPTLTMHGKAAEIARERGIREVMLSISHCRGYATAFASGIT, from the coding sequence ATGTCCGGTCAATTGGTTTCCATCGGCACCGATATCATCGAATGCGTGCGCATCGCGCAGATGATCGAAAAGCACGGCGAGATTTTCTTGCAACGCGTCTTCACACCGCGCGAAATTCAATACTGTTCCAGCCGAAAAGCGGCCACCCAGCATTACGCAGGGCGCTGGGCCGCAAAGGAAGCTGTGCTGAAGGTGCTTGGCACCGGCTGGGCAAAAGGGATTCAATGGACGGATATTGAGGTCATCAACGAAGTCTCCGGTGCCCCCACGTTGACGATGCACGGCAAAGCAGCGGAGATTGCGCGCGAGCGGGGTATTCGCGAAGTGATGCTTTCGATCTCTCACTGCCGCGGCTACGCAACGGCATTTGCTAGTGGAATCACCTGA
- a CDS encoding YihY/virulence factor BrkB family protein, with protein MDRKPSDSPRSEENFGFTEVTSAITARSTGWLKSFFPNLRDAAIRWSEDDAGSLAASVAYYLALSLFPMMLLLISGIGLFLEFSNTGRDAESKVMLAVEQQSSPVVKQQIEEVLRQLRNQSIVSGPFGIAAAILAAIGVFAQIDRGFDRIFRIPPQKSATVRRTIYRLVRHRCFAFLMLVSLGGTILVLFASSMVMAQFRSLTGSTLPSLQHVFRFFDTAVTVGLNGVLFGFVYRWLPKKKVHWLDALRGGLLAACIWELGRTLLGMFLIGMRYTSAYGVIGSFIAILLWCYYGISILFFGAEYVQVLEMRRRARSESTGTAEDAAASTPREGSGASGKGQSELAVNAEAAIDYHTEVGRSLPSKTSSDVRQQPRRSFHS; from the coding sequence ATGGATCGCAAACCATCGGATTCCCCAAGAAGCGAAGAAAACTTTGGTTTCACCGAAGTCACTTCTGCCATCACGGCCCGTTCTACCGGGTGGCTCAAATCGTTTTTTCCCAATCTTCGGGATGCCGCCATCCGTTGGTCGGAGGACGATGCTGGCTCGCTCGCGGCGTCGGTCGCCTACTATTTGGCCCTTTCCCTTTTTCCCATGATGCTGCTTTTGATTAGCGGCATCGGTCTTTTTTTGGAGTTCTCGAACACCGGTCGAGACGCCGAATCCAAGGTGATGTTGGCGGTAGAGCAGCAATCCTCCCCGGTGGTGAAGCAACAGATCGAGGAGGTCTTACGGCAGCTACGCAATCAGTCCATCGTGAGCGGACCGTTTGGGATCGCGGCTGCCATCCTTGCCGCCATTGGAGTTTTCGCCCAGATCGATCGCGGCTTCGATCGGATCTTTCGGATTCCTCCTCAAAAATCTGCGACGGTCCGAAGAACGATTTACCGACTTGTTCGCCATCGTTGTTTCGCATTTCTCATGCTGGTTTCGCTGGGCGGAACGATCTTGGTTCTGTTCGCATCGAGCATGGTCATGGCCCAATTCCGATCCTTGACCGGGAGCACGCTTCCTAGTTTGCAACACGTCTTTCGTTTCTTCGACACGGCCGTCACGGTTGGACTTAATGGTGTTCTGTTTGGATTTGTCTACCGTTGGCTACCCAAGAAAAAAGTCCATTGGCTCGATGCATTGCGAGGTGGCTTGCTCGCGGCTTGCATTTGGGAGTTGGGGCGGACTCTGCTCGGCATGTTCCTCATCGGTATGCGTTACACCTCCGCCTATGGGGTGATCGGGTCGTTTATTGCCATTTTATTGTGGTGCTATTACGGAATTTCCATTCTTTTCTTCGGTGCGGAGTATGTCCAAGTCCTCGAGATGCGGCGTCGAGCACGATCCGAGTCGACGGGAACCGCAGAGGACGCCGCAGCATCGACTCCGCGCGAAGGGAGCGGGGCGTCAGGAAAGGGACAGAGCGAATTGGCGGTTAATGCCGAGGCTGCGATCGACTATCATACGGAAGTGGGGAGGTCTCTCCCCTCGAAAACATCTTCCGACGTTCGCCAACAACCTCGTCGCAGTTTCCACTCGTAG